AATCCAATCCGAAGTAGCCTGCATTACCTCCTTGCGTTTGGTATCGTAATGAGATTCATGGTATTGGTTTTCCCAGAATTTGGTTGTTATGTCGCCTTTGATTTTGGCGGAAAACTGTTTTGTTCCTTCCGGACTGATTAATTTATCGGCGGTGCCGTGGTAAATATACAAGGGCAGGTTGAGGTCGGAGGCATTTTCCAGAGCCCAGGCTGCTGCATCGAATGTCCCCAGAAAGAAAGCCGGGGTAATATAATCGTGAACTAACGGGTCTTTGCTGTATATTTCACATTCGGCAGGAATGGAAGAAATGGCCGAGGCATCAAGTTTGGTTCTTTGTTGCAATCCGGGAAGAATTCCGACTACCAGTTTGCCTAGTGCAATTTGCAAAGCAGGAGGGTCGAATGCCAGTTTGAGCCAAGGTGCAGAAGCGATAATTCCATTTACTTTAGGTTTACGACGAAGGGCGTAGTTTAGAACCACATTTCCACCCATGCTATGTCCAAAAATGAATTTCGGGATTTCAGGAAACAGGTTTTCTGCCTGTTTTAAGGCATCGGTAACCCCTTCGAGCAAGATTTCATAAGAGGGAGTATGACCTCTTTTTCCGCCGGACTTACCATGGCCCCGGTGGTCGTAGGCCAAAACGGCAATGCCTTGTTCGGCTAAAAATTGAGCGTAGGGTGAATATCGACCACTGTGTTCACCCATTCCATGTACCATAACTAAGGCTGCCTTGGGTGCGTCGTTCCACCAGGCTTGACCGTAAATAGTTAATCCGTCGGGAGCATTCCAGGATAGTTCTTTGTGATTCATAGCATCAATTTGGTACAAACGTACTAAGTTTTTTAACCCAAATGGTCGTCAAAAACGTAATCCTATTTTTTGGCCAGAGGAGCCGCTTGGGTTTTTATAGGAATTTATCGGGTTTTTTGTTGGATGATATTTTATTGATTTGGTTTCTTTTGAAAAGCCGCGGTTGGGGTTTGCACCCCGGGCAACGATAGAGCCAAGTAGCCCACAGGAACCCGACGGCTTTAGCCTCGGGTGACGAGGACTACAGGCGATAGCGTGACCCAAACGCCCTTTGCTGCTATATGGTTGATTTGCAAGCGATTGGTAGGGCGTGAAGGGGGCCCGCCAAATTCAAAAAAAAACGGGAAACCTATGAAAGGAATCCCGTTTAGTGAGGTAATTGCTTGTTCTACTATGGGAAAATACCCAAGTTTTCGTAGGAGGCGGCAACTTTTTTAATGGCACAAACGAAAGCGGCAGTTCTAAGGTCACCGATTTCGGGTTTATCGATTAAGATTTGACGAATTTGGTGGTAGGCATTGATCATGGTTTCTTCCAAACCGCTGTAAACCAGGTCGCGTTCATCAGCACCGCGTTCCAACTTAGCGTGTTGCTCCTTGGAGAATTTTTTCCCTGTTAAGGCTTCGATGGACTCCATTAAATCGGAGTTTTGGCGCTCATCGAAACGTTTGGTCATGCGGCCAAAGCGAACATGGCTCATGTTTTTCAACCATTCGAAGTAAGAAACGGTAACACCGCCGGCATTTAAGAAAATATCTGGGATGATATAAACACCTTTTTTGAGGAGGATTGCTTCTGCTTCGGGCGTAACAGGTCCGTTAGCAGCTTCGCCGATGATTTTTGCTTTGATATTTTTGGCGTTATTGGCGTGAATTTGATTTTCGAGAGCTGCCGGAATTAAGATATCGCACTTAAGTTCGAGGGCGTCGGTTGATTTTTCGAGGTTCGTAGCACCCGGGAAGTTGAGAATGGAGCCGGTTTTTTTGCGGTGAGCAAGAACCATATCCGGATCTAGACCGTCTTTGCTATAAATGGCACCTTCGTATTCAGCCAGGGCAATGATTTTAGCTTTTCCTTCGTGGAAGAATTTGGCAGAGTGGTAACCAACATTACCCAAACCTTGAACCACAACCGTTTTGCCTTCGATGCCGGGTTTTAATCCCCATTTTTTACAATCTTCGGCAATGCTCAGCGCTTCGCGAACACCGTAGAATACACCAAGTCCGGTAGCTTCGCGGCGACCGTGAATACCGCCTTGAGAGATAGGTTTTCCGGTTACGCAGCCGGCAGCGTTGAGTTCGGTAGGATTAAAGGTGGCGTAGGTATCCATGATCCAGGCCATTTCTTTTTCTCCCGATCCATAATCCGGGGCAGGTACGTCGATGGCCGGTCCGATGAAATTCTTTTTAATAAGTTCGGAGGTATAACGACGGGTGATTTTCTCCATTTCTTCGTCGTTGAAATCGCGGGGACTGATTTTAATGCCGCCTTTCGCTCCGCCGAAAGGAACATCCACGATAGCGCATTTATAGGTCATTAAGGCTGCAAGCGCCATTACTTCATCTTGATTAACATGGATGCTGTAACGAATACCACCTTTGGTAGGCAGTTTGTGATGGCTGTGTTCAACGCGGTAAGCTTCAATTACTTTAAATTCTCCTTTGAGTTTTACAGGGAATTTAATGCGGTAAACGCTGTTGCAATATTTAATTTGATCCAGAATTCCTTTGGGGGTATCCAAATGTTTGGCTGCCTTTTCAAAGTAATTTAAAACATCGGCGAAAAATTTATCTTCTCCCCGCTGTTGTGTAAGTTTTGTGGCCATCGAACGTGGTTAATTTAAAGGTTAAACAGGGCGCAAACTTATGTATTTATTTAGGCTAACCCTGAAAAAAAAAGGGTTAAATTTCAACCATACACCTGTTAATATACTGATAATCAGCCATAAAAAGTGGTTTGGGGATGTAAAAATTACGACCAATGCAAGCAGTTTGGTGGGTGATTGGGTTGGTTATTGAGGAGAATCGGGAGCATAGTGTGAGTGCGGATGGTTGAGAACGGGGAAGCCTGTCGTCAGGATTTAGAGCGTCATTTTAAAAATAAGTAGTTGATTATTAGTATATTAATTCAAAAATATGACGGGTATATTTTACATTTACTTTGTTATATAAAATTTTAAGCCGATTATCGATATATTATGCAATTAGTCATTTGAATTTGCCAATTAAGCGATTTTTTTAAACGAAAATAAAACTAACAAGGTACAAATTACAAAATTGAAAATCGAAACAATCACTTTAAATCTTACGACTATGCAAACCATTAACACCAACACCTTTGCCGACACGGCCACCAGTCTTGGAGATTCCTTGATTTTCCGTTCGAACTACCAATCGGTACGCATTAAAACCGACGACATTTTGTATATTCAGGCATTAGCAGATTATGTCATTATAAAAACCACTTCGGCCAAATACATTACCTTATCTACCATGAAGGATATGGCTAAATTGTTAGAAGGACGTGGTTTTGCCCGTACGCACCGAAGTTATATTGTAAACCTGGATAAAATTTACAATATCAAAGGGTCCAGCATCATTGTTCACACGGATTCGAACAAAACAACCATTCCGGTAGGAAGGGCATTTAAGAAGGATTTTCGTCAATCGCTTGCTGCCTAGGTAAATGAAAAGTTGAGTTACTAACCTTTTAAATTGAATCAGATGAATACGATAACAGAACCTGCATGGTCTATGAGCTTATCTGCTCCTAACCAAGTGCTTACATATAAATCCAAGGTAACCAAACGTGGTTCGAACTATGTTCATCTTGGAGCTACCTTTACGTCGGCCGGAGTGCAAAACCGTTGGAATTTCAATCACCTTCGCTCCAGTTTCGACCAGCTTCACGATCAGTTCCACCATACAAACGAAACCGGTTTCCGCGATCAGAATACCGTATTGGCTTTTAACTCGTCGCAGAATACCCAGGCGGTATACTCGATAAAAGGAGCTTAAGGTGTGAATGTTTAAATTAAAAGCAGTTCGAATGCTCCAATTGGCTATTCCGGATACCCATTTTTTTAACCAATTGGTTTTTTCCAGTTTACCTCCCGGCAAGTAAACCGAGGCGAGGGCAACATCGTATTCTTGCAATGTCGCGGCTACCAAGGCAGGAAGCAAATCCAAATCGGAGGTATTATCACCTTCTAAACTAATCAATAAATCGTTATCTGCAGAACTGTGGCTTAGGATCCATTCCATTCCAAGGTTAAAGGAATGTCCCGGACCGCCGTTATAGGCTTTTTCGATCAGGTGTAATTTTGCAGATGGGAAGGCTTTTCTGATTTCTTCCCGTGTTGAATCGGTTGAACAATCGTCAACAAAAACATAAAACTTTTCATATTCAGGCAAAACCGATAGTAGGTTTTTGGCAAGTTCGGCTATGTTTAAAGCTTCATTAAAAACAGGAACGAGAAAGTAGATCATGTTCTCTTTCCCTTCTTTTAAAGGTGCTTTTCGGCGTGGTAAGAGGAACGAACCAAGGGGCCGCTTTCTACATAATCGAAACCTTTAGCCAAACCGGCTTCTTTATAAAAGGCAAATTGTTCAGGTCTTACATATTCTTTTACCGGCAGGTGTTTTTTGGTTGGTTGTAAGTATTGACCCAACGTCATGATATTTACTCCAACAGCTCTAAGGTCGTCCATGGTTTCCAGTACTTCGTCCTGAGTTTCACCAAGTCCGAGCATAATTCCTGATTTGGTGGTAAGTCCGCCCTCTTTCAGTCGTTTCAGCACTTCTAAACTGCGATCGTATTTGGCCTGGATGCGAACTTGTTTGGTAAGGCGTCGAACGGTTTCCATGTTATGAGAAACGATTTCAGGCTTTGCATCAATAATTCGTTGAAGGTTTTCCCAAATACCTCTAAAGTCGGGAATAAGTGTTTCAAGGGTTGTTCCTGGGCTTTGTTTTCGAACTTCGCGAATGGTTTCGGCCCAAATAATGGAGCCTCCATCTTTTAGTTCGTCCCTGTCAACCGAAGTAATTACTGCATGTTTGATACCCATCATAAGGATGGATTGGGCTACCCGTTTGGGTTCTTCCAAATCAACCGGTAATGGTCGTCCGGTAGCTACGGCACAAAAGCCACAGCTACGGGTACAAATATTACCCAGAATCATAAAGGTAGCAGTTCCGGCCCCCCAGCATTCGCCCATATTGGGACAATTTCCGCTTTCGCAGATGGTATGTAATTTATGTTCGGAAACTATTTTGCGGGTATTGGCATATTCCTTTCCGGTGGGGAGTTTAACCCGCAACCAATCCGGTTTGCGTTCTCGGGCTTCGGGTTGAGTTGTTTCAATGGTATCCATACAATCAATCTTCTTGACTGGCGGTGGAGGCTTTTCCGTTCCATTTGCCGCCAAAGTTCAAACTAACATAGAATGATAGCCATAAACTTTTGTTATTAGCAAAGGCCATCATAGGTATTTTCTTAAAATAGTAATCTGCAATAATGCCGGTTTCAATCGTCTTTACTCCTTTTTCTCTTCCTGCATAATCGAAGCTAAACCCAAATTTGGCATAAACGCCGGGATGTAATCTTAATTTATCAAATCCTTTGTACCAGGCACCACGACCATAAATATTGTATTGGTTATGCAATGGATTGTTAGGGTCATAGGCTTCGGATACAATTCCGCCATCGATGGCAGAAGGGTTTTTAATGACATCTACATAATATGGTTTGGTAATTCCCAGAGAAGAACCCAAAGCACCTAAATACCTTACTTCAATTGCCGAACCATCTGCTCGGCCTTTGCTAAAAATTATTTTGTGTAAACCATATCCTGTTCGGAGAATTAATAAGGAATTCATTTTGCCAAACACATAACCTTTGGCATTTTCATAGTAAGAGGTTTTGATTTCCCGGCCATTTTTCATTCCAACGAAATCAATTTCCCAAAAAGTTTTGGAATAACCGGTTCGGTGATGCGAACGCCGCAGGGTTATTCCCCAACCACCCGAATGGGCAAGAATTCCTGCCGTAAATTCTTTTCGATACAGAACTCGGGTATCTTTGTCGTCCTCAAGTGGCTTTTGCGAAAAAGCATCCTGACCCCAACCTATAAAAAGGGCAACCAATAATGGAAAAAGGATTTGTTTTTTGGCGAACATTGCTGCAAAGGTAAACCATTCTTATCACATGGCTACATCAACTATTATTTACAACGGACAGCTACGTACCGTTGCCAAACATTTGCAATCAGGGATTGAAATAATCACCGATGCGCCCACCGACAACCAAGGAAAGGGTGAAGCCTTTTCTCCTACTGATTTATTAGCTACTTCATTGGGTTGTTGTATGTTAACCATTATGGGTATTAATGCCAACACCAATGGTATTGATATAGATGGAACCCGGGTGGAGATTACAAAAATCATGGCTTCTAACCCCAGAAGAGTTTCTGAAATTGGCGTAGTAATTACACTTCCAAGTAAATCTTACTCAGATAAAGAAAAGAAGATGTTGGAAATTGCCGCCCTGAATTGTCCGGTTGCCAAAAGTTTGCATCCTG
This DNA window, taken from Bacteroidia bacterium, encodes the following:
- a CDS encoding lysophospholipase: MNHKELSWNAPDGLTIYGQAWWNDAPKAALVMVHGMGEHSGRYSPYAQFLAEQGIAVLAYDHRGHGKSGGKRGHTPSYEILLEGVTDALKQAENLFPEIPKFIFGHSMGGNVVLNYALRRKPKVNGIIASAPWLKLAFDPPALQIALGKLVVGILPGLQQRTKLDASAISSIPAECEIYSKDPLVHDYITPAFFLGTFDAAAWALENASDLNLPLYIYHGTADKLISPEGTKQFSAKIKGDITTKFWENQYHESHYDTKRKEVMQATSDWILAHI
- a CDS encoding Glu/Leu/Phe/Val dehydrogenase, producing MATKLTQQRGEDKFFADVLNYFEKAAKHLDTPKGILDQIKYCNSVYRIKFPVKLKGEFKVIEAYRVEHSHHKLPTKGGIRYSIHVNQDEVMALAALMTYKCAIVDVPFGGAKGGIKISPRDFNDEEMEKITRRYTSELIKKNFIGPAIDVPAPDYGSGEKEMAWIMDTYATFNPTELNAAGCVTGKPISQGGIHGRREATGLGVFYGVREALSIAEDCKKWGLKPGIEGKTVVVQGLGNVGYHSAKFFHEGKAKIIALAEYEGAIYSKDGLDPDMVLAHRKKTGSILNFPGATNLEKSTDALELKCDILIPAALENQIHANNAKNIKAKIIGEAANGPVTPEAEAILLKKGVYIIPDIFLNAGGVTVSYFEWLKNMSHVRFGRMTKRFDERQNSDLMESIEALTGKKFSKEQHAKLERGADERDLVYSGLEETMINAYHQIRQILIDKPEIGDLRTAAFVCAIKKVAASYENLGIFP
- a CDS encoding LytTR family transcriptional regulator is translated as MQTINTNTFADTATSLGDSLIFRSNYQSVRIKTDDILYIQALADYVIIKTTSAKYITLSTMKDMAKLLEGRGFARTHRSYIVNLDKIYNIKGSSIIVHTDSNKTTIPVGRAFKKDFRQSLAA
- a CDS encoding glycosyltransferase family 2 protein; its protein translation is MIYFLVPVFNEALNIAELAKNLLSVLPEYEKFYVFVDDCSTDSTREEIRKAFPSAKLHLIEKAYNGGPGHSFNLGMEWILSHSSADNDLLISLEGDNTSDLDLLPALVAATLQEYDVALASVYLPGGKLEKTNWLKKWVSGIANWSIRTAFNLNIHTLSSFYRVYRLGILRRVKSQYGILIAETGFVCMVELIVKLVETGAKVIEIPTVLHSGRRKGSSKMNIVRTTFGYLGFICKHLVRSR
- the lipA gene encoding lipoyl synthase; the encoded protein is MDTIETTQPEARERKPDWLRVKLPTGKEYANTRKIVSEHKLHTICESGNCPNMGECWGAGTATFMILGNICTRSCGFCAVATGRPLPVDLEEPKRVAQSILMMGIKHAVITSVDRDELKDGGSIIWAETIREVRKQSPGTTLETLIPDFRGIWENLQRIIDAKPEIVSHNMETVRRLTKQVRIQAKYDRSLEVLKRLKEGGLTTKSGIMLGLGETQDEVLETMDDLRAVGVNIMTLGQYLQPTKKHLPVKEYVRPEQFAFYKEAGLAKGFDYVESGPLVRSSYHAEKHL
- a CDS encoding OsmC family protein, giving the protein MATSTIIYNGQLRTVAKHLQSGIEIITDAPTDNQGKGEAFSPTDLLATSLGCCMLTIMGINANTNGIDIDGTRVEITKIMASNPRRVSEIGVVITLPSKSYSDKEKKMLEIAALNCPVAKSLHPDIKQDVQLIWP